One genomic segment of Occultella kanbiaonis includes these proteins:
- a CDS encoding fumarylacetoacetate hydrolase family protein, translating to MKLLRVGEFGAERAGVLVDEGRYVDVSDVIGDVDAAFWAGGGPAALAPVVAERVAAGQVTDLGDQRLGAPIARPHQILCIGLNYADHAAESGAAAPDEPVLFTKSPNTLIGPNDTVHIPRGSQKTDWEVELGIVIGARARYLEDEAAAEAVIGGYLTAHDVSERAFQIERGGQWSKGKSAETFNPAGPYVVTPDEVGDVRNLRLWLTVNGESKQDGSTKDMIFSPTFIVHYLSQFMVLEPGDLINTGTPAGVGMGKSPQQWLAPGDVVELGVEGLGSQRQDVIAAP from the coding sequence ATGAAGCTGTTGCGAGTCGGAGAGTTCGGAGCGGAACGGGCCGGTGTGCTCGTGGACGAGGGACGCTACGTCGATGTCTCCGACGTCATCGGCGACGTGGACGCCGCGTTCTGGGCCGGCGGTGGCCCGGCCGCTCTGGCGCCGGTCGTGGCCGAGCGCGTGGCCGCGGGTCAGGTGACCGACCTCGGTGACCAGCGCCTCGGTGCCCCGATCGCCCGGCCGCACCAGATCCTGTGCATCGGCCTGAACTACGCCGACCACGCCGCGGAGTCGGGCGCCGCGGCGCCGGACGAGCCGGTGCTGTTCACCAAGTCCCCGAACACGCTCATCGGCCCGAACGACACCGTGCACATCCCGCGCGGCTCGCAGAAGACGGACTGGGAGGTGGAGCTCGGCATCGTCATCGGCGCCCGCGCGCGCTACCTCGAGGACGAGGCCGCCGCCGAAGCGGTGATCGGCGGGTACCTCACGGCGCACGATGTGTCCGAGCGCGCCTTCCAGATCGAGCGCGGCGGCCAGTGGTCCAAGGGCAAGTCCGCCGAGACGTTCAACCCGGCCGGCCCCTACGTGGTCACCCCGGACGAGGTGGGCGACGTGCGCAACCTGCGTCTGTGGCTGACCGTGAACGGCGAGTCCAAGCAGGACGGCTCGACCAAGGACATGATCTTCTCGCCCACGTTCATCGTGCACTACCTGAGCCAGTTCATGGTGCTCGAGCCGGGTGACCTCATCAACACCGGAACCCCCGCCGGCGTCGGCATGGGCAAGTCACCGCAGCAGTGGCTCGCCCCCGGCGACGTGGTCGAGCTCGGCGTCGAGGGCCTCGGCTCCCAGCGTCAGGACGTCATCGCCGCCCCCTGA
- a CDS encoding Gfo/Idh/MocA family protein, with the protein MTAVATAPVRFALVGAGWWATNHHVPALLAHPDAELVAVCDPHAARARALAARTGARAHPDLATALADPACAVDVVLVATPNAHHREPVLTALAAGRHVLVEKPLAVTSADAFAMTTAAERAGLHLAVGLTHQYGDAAAFSRRAVRDGIGQLRQVTAEFSSSAVALFEAAGSDPGDDAPERRHPGAYSAANGGGHATTQLAHVLGLLCWSTGQQVRRVAAFTDQHRPGTDVDVQDAMTFTLEGGALGVAVGSAATPDGVPHRQHLRYLGSSGEVSHDLLRARVRWRRADGTAVEYEPDQHESAYRAGRPVESFIDLILDRGENLGPSRPAAAAVAAVEALLDSARSGSVIDVPALPEPGHPTRGIRQ; encoded by the coding sequence ATGACGGCGGTCGCAACGGCTCCCGTGCGGTTCGCCCTGGTCGGCGCGGGCTGGTGGGCGACGAACCATCATGTGCCAGCGCTCCTGGCGCATCCGGACGCCGAACTGGTCGCGGTCTGCGACCCGCATGCCGCGCGTGCGCGGGCGCTCGCGGCGCGCACCGGCGCTCGGGCCCACCCGGACCTGGCGACGGCGCTCGCGGACCCGGCCTGCGCCGTCGACGTGGTTCTCGTGGCCACGCCCAACGCCCACCACCGCGAGCCGGTCCTGACCGCGCTCGCCGCGGGGCGGCACGTGCTCGTCGAGAAGCCGCTCGCGGTCACCTCGGCGGACGCGTTCGCGATGACGACGGCGGCCGAGCGAGCCGGTCTGCACCTGGCGGTCGGGCTGACGCACCAGTACGGCGACGCGGCTGCGTTCTCGCGGCGGGCGGTCCGCGACGGCATCGGGCAGCTGCGGCAGGTGACCGCCGAGTTCTCGTCCTCGGCGGTCGCCCTGTTCGAGGCCGCCGGGTCCGACCCGGGCGACGATGCCCCCGAACGGCGGCACCCGGGTGCCTACTCGGCCGCGAACGGTGGCGGCCACGCCACCACCCAGCTGGCCCACGTGCTCGGGCTGCTCTGCTGGAGCACCGGGCAGCAGGTGCGCAGGGTCGCCGCGTTCACCGACCAGCACCGCCCCGGCACCGATGTCGACGTGCAGGACGCGATGACGTTCACCCTCGAGGGGGGCGCGCTCGGGGTGGCGGTCGGCTCCGCGGCGACGCCCGACGGCGTGCCGCACCGCCAGCACCTCCGCTACCTCGGCAGCAGCGGCGAGGTCAGCCACGACCTGCTGCGGGCCCGGGTGCGTTGGCGGCGGGCGGACGGCACGGCGGTGGAGTACGAGCCGGACCAGCACGAGAGCGCCTACCGGGCCGGCCGTCCGGTCGAGTCATTCATCGACCTGATCCTGGACCGCGGTGAGAACCTCGGCCCGTCTCGCCCAGCGGCCGCCGCCGTCGCCGCCGTCGAGGCGCTCCTAGACTCGGCCCGATCGGGGTCGGTCATCGACGTCCCAGCCCTGCCCGAGCCCGGGCACCCCACGAGAGGCATAAGACAATGA
- a CDS encoding enolase C-terminal domain-like protein, whose translation MPTAPGLTAIPVRSVTVRTAPFSANTWLDSQRISTPLAPFPRFSERRSSWRGPGSDVVWVHVATEDPAVFGIGQARGGAVIAALLTEHLRDLLVGQDVREVARLTAELGRVAQPYAAGGAVAMATSAVDLALWDAAARAAGVPLYRLLGGSPGALPYYLTAADASVDLPADLLPGAAYVKVPMPYGPADGPTNVARNLEVLAAVRERVPADLPLAVDCFMSWDVPTAVAFARAAADLGLGWIEEPLAPDDLDGHQELRRAITPVRVASGEHAFGLRAGLDLLRTRSVDVLQTDVTWCGGLRIAQTLATVATAQGVTFAPHASALQPWALHLLAATGPGSLAEIMVGLGPAAGVPAPSEGPGVGIDPADAGF comes from the coding sequence ATGCCGACGGCGCCCGGACTCACAGCGATCCCCGTGCGATCGGTGACCGTCCGGACCGCACCGTTCTCGGCCAACACCTGGCTGGACTCGCAGCGGATCTCGACGCCGCTGGCGCCGTTCCCCCGGTTCAGCGAGCGCCGTTCGTCCTGGCGGGGCCCGGGCTCCGACGTCGTCTGGGTGCACGTCGCCACCGAGGACCCGGCGGTGTTCGGGATCGGCCAGGCACGCGGCGGTGCCGTGATCGCGGCGCTGCTCACCGAGCACCTGCGCGACCTGCTCGTCGGGCAGGACGTGCGCGAGGTCGCCCGGCTGACGGCGGAACTCGGCCGGGTTGCGCAGCCCTACGCGGCCGGTGGCGCCGTGGCCATGGCGACCTCCGCCGTCGACCTCGCGCTCTGGGACGCGGCAGCGCGGGCGGCCGGCGTGCCGTTGTACCGACTGCTGGGCGGCAGCCCTGGTGCGCTGCCGTACTACCTCACCGCCGCCGACGCGAGCGTGGACCTGCCCGCCGACCTGCTCCCCGGCGCGGCGTACGTCAAGGTCCCGATGCCGTACGGGCCCGCCGACGGCCCGACCAACGTGGCGCGCAACCTCGAGGTGCTGGCCGCCGTGCGCGAGCGGGTGCCGGCCGACCTCCCGCTCGCCGTCGACTGCTTCATGTCCTGGGACGTGCCGACCGCCGTCGCGTTCGCCCGTGCGGCCGCCGACCTCGGGCTCGGCTGGATCGAGGAGCCCCTCGCCCCGGACGACCTCGACGGGCACCAGGAGCTGCGCCGGGCGATCACCCCGGTCCGGGTGGCGTCCGGCGAGCACGCGTTCGGGCTGCGGGCCGGCCTTGACCTGCTGCGCACCCGCAGCGTCGACGTGCTCCAGACCGACGTCACCTGGTGCGGCGGCCTGCGGATCGCGCAGACGCTCGCGACCGTGGCCACGGCCCAGGGCGTGACGTTCGCGCCGCACGCCTCGGCCCTGCAGCCCTGGGCGCTGCACCTGCTGGCCGCCACCGGCCCGGGAAGCCTCGCCGAGATCATGGTGGGCCTCGGCCCGGCCGCAGGGGTGCCGGCGCCCTCGGAGGGACCCGGCGTCGGCATCGACCCGGCGGACGCCGGATTCTGA
- a CDS encoding mandelate racemase/muconate lactonizing enzyme family protein, whose translation MPTITSLEAFPLQLPLAPGREAGGARYRAAPNVRSVYPARDETVLVRIATADHVGWGEALAPVAPEAPAVIINEVFAPLLVGTELDGPRPTAFRLQETMRERGHLNGHHADAVAGLDIALWDLTGHTHGLPVHTLLGGTYRTEVPLYLTTVGGATPEEKAEHAVAAHRAGFDAMKLHLSMDPRTVLVTVDAVLEALAGEPAGDRPAPRVAVDAHWVHQLGPARSLGRALDERGIWFFEAPLAPEDLRGHELLAQDLATPVAVGEAMRHRFEFAEWTARRAVGIAQPDIGRTGISEGFAIAGVTAANYVPIAPHHSMATSLAYAAGLQVSGAAESLAAMEYGPQTSLKSAALMSADFMADGAVSDGQVSLPTAPGLGVTVDEDAVRALAAQFPAR comes from the coding sequence ATGCCCACCATCACGTCCCTCGAGGCGTTCCCGCTGCAGTTGCCCCTCGCTCCCGGCCGGGAGGCCGGGGGAGCACGGTACCGAGCCGCCCCGAACGTCCGTAGCGTCTACCCGGCGCGGGACGAGACGGTGCTGGTCCGCATCGCCACCGCTGACCACGTCGGCTGGGGCGAGGCTCTCGCGCCGGTGGCCCCCGAGGCCCCGGCGGTCATCATCAACGAGGTGTTCGCCCCGCTGCTCGTCGGCACCGAGCTCGACGGCCCCCGGCCCACCGCGTTCCGCCTCCAGGAGACCATGCGTGAACGCGGCCACCTGAACGGCCACCACGCGGACGCCGTCGCCGGTCTGGACATCGCGCTCTGGGACCTGACCGGCCACACCCACGGCCTGCCCGTGCACACCCTGCTCGGTGGCACCTACCGCACCGAGGTGCCGCTCTACCTGACCACGGTCGGCGGGGCGACCCCCGAGGAGAAGGCCGAGCACGCCGTCGCCGCCCATCGGGCCGGCTTCGACGCGATGAAGCTGCACCTGAGCATGGACCCGCGCACCGTGCTGGTCACCGTGGACGCCGTGCTGGAGGCGCTCGCGGGCGAACCGGCCGGCGACCGACCCGCGCCGCGGGTCGCCGTGGACGCCCACTGGGTGCACCAGCTCGGCCCGGCCCGCTCGCTCGGCCGGGCCCTGGACGAGCGGGGGATCTGGTTCTTCGAGGCGCCGCTCGCACCCGAGGACCTGCGCGGCCACGAACTGCTCGCCCAGGACCTGGCCACCCCGGTGGCCGTCGGCGAGGCGATGCGGCACCGGTTCGAGTTCGCCGAGTGGACCGCGCGGCGGGCCGTCGGCATCGCGCAGCCGGACATCGGGCGCACCGGGATCAGCGAGGGCTTCGCGATCGCGGGGGTGACGGCGGCGAACTACGTCCCGATCGCCCCGCACCACTCGATGGCCACCTCGCTGGCCTATGCGGCCGGGCTGCAGGTCAGTGGTGCCGCCGAGTCGCTCGCGGCCATGGAGTACGGGCCGCAGACGTCGCTGAAGTCCGCGGCCCTGATGTCTGCGGACTTCATGGCCGACGGCGCCGTCTCCGACGGGCAGGTCTCCCTGCCCACGGCACCGGGCCTCGGCGTCACCGTCGACGAGGACGCCGTGCGCGCCCTCGCGGCGCAGTTCCCGGCCCGCTGA
- a CDS encoding SMP-30/gluconolactonase/LRE family protein, protein MRSRAEPVSTGTYLQGESIRVDARTGDLLWVDMRLGTFHAGTFDGAVLTETFTADLGPRIGVGAPMVDDGAGWAVAGGQSLWHVTPDGVRSEWVRGLGDGAARFLNDGVCAPDGAFWVGTQSVPREPTSALYRIGPDLAVTTVLTDVTVSNGIGFSPDGRTLYYIDTLPHRRLEAFDVDGDRLSGRRTVATLTGGNPDGLVVDDEGCVWVAMWDAAEVRRISPDGELIAVVETGVPRPSAVTIADGVLFVTTAQVGLDPVPPDSGRIFAAEVGVSAPPAAPFRAQPPRSADHHPER, encoded by the coding sequence GTGCGGTCAAGAGCTGAACCGGTCAGCACGGGCACGTATCTGCAGGGCGAGTCGATCCGGGTCGATGCACGCACCGGCGACCTGCTCTGGGTGGACATGCGCCTCGGCACGTTCCACGCCGGCACCTTCGACGGCGCGGTCCTGACGGAGACCTTCACCGCCGACCTCGGGCCCCGGATCGGCGTCGGTGCGCCGATGGTCGACGACGGCGCGGGCTGGGCGGTCGCGGGCGGGCAGAGCCTGTGGCACGTCACGCCCGACGGCGTCCGTTCCGAGTGGGTGCGCGGGCTCGGCGACGGCGCGGCTCGCTTCCTCAACGACGGCGTCTGCGCGCCTGACGGCGCGTTCTGGGTCGGCACCCAGTCCGTGCCGCGGGAGCCGACGTCGGCGCTGTACCGGATCGGCCCGGACCTGGCGGTCACGACGGTGCTCACCGACGTCACGGTGTCCAACGGCATCGGGTTCAGCCCGGACGGTCGGACGCTGTACTACATCGACACCCTGCCGCACCGGCGCCTGGAGGCCTTCGACGTCGACGGCGACCGGCTCAGCGGGCGACGCACGGTCGCCACGCTGACCGGCGGAAACCCGGACGGCCTCGTGGTCGACGACGAGGGGTGCGTCTGGGTGGCCATGTGGGACGCGGCCGAGGTGCGCCGGATCTCCCCGGACGGAGAGCTCATCGCGGTCGTCGAGACCGGCGTCCCGCGCCCGAGCGCCGTGACCATCGCCGACGGCGTCCTGTTCGTCACCACCGCGCAGGTCGGCCTCGACCCGGTGCCGCCCGACAGCGGGCGCATCTTCGCCGCGGAGGTCGGTGTGTCCGCCCCGCCGGCCGCGCCGTTCCGCGCGCAGCCCCCACGATCCGCCGACCACCACCCCGAAAGGTAG
- a CDS encoding carbohydrate ABC transporter permease translates to MSALITPGAGAQAGADAAAQVAGDAGPPTQSQPRARNRVSGQARRMRWWHLFLIPFCFIWIYPFLWMVTAAFKTPQEMLLGGIGLWPNEWTLDNFVRAWTTGRFGDYTLNTLTFAIAVVVIQVLVASLAGYALSEKTLPGRKIVMGVLVAAMFIPHGYTIIPVFQLVNAIGLQDGLLGAAIAQAAPGLVVPVLLYVGFFSGIPNELAEAARVDGAGYLRTFRSVMLPLAKPVTGTVVLMNFIGAWNSFFIPLVFTLGRPELRTLGVGMYNFFGTDTTDWTGLAAGASIAIIPIVIVFLFLQRSFVEGIAGAVKS, encoded by the coding sequence ATGAGCGCATTGATCACTCCCGGCGCCGGCGCCCAGGCGGGCGCGGACGCGGCAGCGCAGGTCGCCGGCGACGCCGGCCCGCCGACGCAGTCCCAGCCCCGCGCTCGCAACCGGGTCAGCGGCCAGGCCCGCCGGATGCGGTGGTGGCACCTGTTCCTGATCCCGTTCTGCTTCATCTGGATCTATCCGTTCCTGTGGATGGTCACCGCCGCGTTCAAGACACCGCAGGAGATGCTGCTCGGCGGCATCGGGCTGTGGCCGAACGAGTGGACCCTGGACAACTTCGTCCGGGCCTGGACCACCGGCCGGTTCGGCGACTACACGCTGAACACGCTGACGTTCGCGATCGCGGTCGTCGTGATCCAGGTTCTCGTGGCCTCCCTGGCCGGGTACGCCCTCTCCGAGAAGACCCTCCCGGGCCGCAAGATCGTGATGGGCGTCCTGGTCGCGGCCATGTTCATCCCGCACGGCTACACGATCATCCCGGTGTTCCAGCTGGTGAATGCGATCGGCCTGCAGGACGGCCTGCTCGGCGCCGCGATCGCTCAGGCCGCCCCGGGGCTGGTGGTCCCGGTGCTGCTCTACGTCGGGTTCTTCTCCGGGATCCCGAACGAGCTCGCCGAGGCGGCCCGGGTGGACGGCGCGGGGTATCTGCGCACGTTCCGCTCGGTGATGCTGCCGCTGGCCAAGCCGGTCACGGGCACCGTGGTGCTGATGAACTTCATCGGTGCCTGGAACTCGTTCTTCATCCCGCTCGTGTTCACCCTCGGGCGGCCCGAGCTGCGCACCCTCGGCGTCGGCATGTACAACTTCTTCGGCACCGACACCACCGACTGGACGGGTCTGGCCGCAGGGGCCTCGATCGCGATCATCCCGATCGTCATCGTGTTCCTGTTCCTCCAGCGCTCGTTCGTGGAGGGCATCGCGGGTGCGGTCAAGAGCTGA
- a CDS encoding carbohydrate ABC transporter permease, translated as MTTAAITAPSKPGVPSKSRARRQAVLWGWLFLVPLVVLFTAFSLWPIVASWAYAFFDWDGVGPPEVFIGLDNFREALNSTSFWNAFWNSFLFSLGALFIELPAALCLAMLLNNVLLRGRNIYRLAIFLPVVSTTAVIGLVIAVLLAPVGGVVNEVLLGIGLVDRPINFLGDPNVALPTLVVVDIWKGFGITLIYWLAALQTVPKDLYEAAKLDGAGARQQLANITIPVIMPIAVVVLLLTFQRSLNTFDLVQAVTGGGPIFSTDVLPTYIYRYAFDANIAAPRYGFACAVGVIFGVFTLIITLLQGPLLAGRLKRTAA; from the coding sequence GTGACCACAGCCGCGATCACGGCACCCTCGAAGCCGGGGGTGCCCTCGAAGAGCCGCGCCCGACGGCAGGCGGTGCTCTGGGGCTGGTTGTTCCTGGTGCCGTTGGTGGTGCTGTTCACCGCGTTCAGCCTCTGGCCGATCGTCGCCTCCTGGGCCTACGCCTTCTTCGACTGGGACGGCGTGGGGCCGCCGGAGGTGTTCATCGGTCTCGACAACTTCCGCGAGGCCCTGAACTCGACCTCGTTCTGGAACGCGTTCTGGAACTCGTTCCTGTTCTCCCTCGGCGCCCTGTTCATCGAGCTGCCGGCCGCGTTGTGCCTCGCGATGCTCCTGAACAACGTGCTCCTGCGGGGGCGCAACATCTACCGGCTCGCGATCTTCCTGCCCGTGGTCTCCACCACGGCGGTGATCGGCCTGGTCATCGCGGTGCTGCTCGCACCGGTCGGCGGGGTGGTCAACGAGGTGTTGCTCGGCATCGGCCTCGTCGATCGTCCGATCAACTTCCTCGGGGATCCGAACGTCGCGCTGCCGACCCTCGTCGTGGTGGACATCTGGAAGGGCTTCGGGATCACCCTGATCTACTGGCTGGCGGCGCTGCAGACCGTCCCGAAGGACCTCTACGAGGCCGCGAAGCTCGACGGGGCCGGTGCCCGCCAGCAGCTGGCCAACATCACGATCCCGGTGATCATGCCGATCGCGGTCGTGGTTCTGCTGTTGACCTTCCAGCGCAGCCTGAACACGTTCGACCTGGTCCAGGCTGTCACCGGCGGTGGCCCGATCTTCTCCACGGACGTGTTGCCGACGTACATCTACCGGTACGCGTTCGATGCGAACATCGCCGCGCCGCGATACGGCTTCGCGTGCGCCGTCGGTGTGATCTTCGGCGTGTTCACCCTGATCATCACCCTGCTCCAGGGACCGCTCCTGGCCGGCCGGCTGAAGAGGACCGCAGCATGA
- a CDS encoding ABC transporter substrate-binding protein: protein MTTTRGSSRGFSRRSVLLGAGAVMATAGCNLVGGGGDDPTDAGSTSGGEGGGLSGEITVALVPDPPGASEFYRAQFDLFQEANPGVTVNIIENPADQQLNALELMFQQGEGPDVMRVQGGAALTRFYDRGWVASLDDLVNDDFTARFPEGSLEPTSSGLHREGKLVSIPLVWGDWGYTHLWLYNTDILAENGYDGPPETWEEMVEMATTITENGGGSVFGVAPVAPQYFIEVVQPFAQKPGVNVTTGEPDLANPNVVAAVEVWRQLQANGVNMPGWESWDGGRPFTEFAAGRLAMYPTATWHVAEVRKLAPDIGMGIAPIPVPESGRLAYAARSAAHQPIWSMSAESANTDLALAAMDFLGSVDFYKAYYEEFGSFTASQVAWEDQAQENEDQAGILAVAATDIRTAPNPELLAQGAEAFWADAGGNADLDVKNAYLESIVSNVDYEPLAAAIDTQVEALIVQYEAENADLRSQLTFADWDPLEDYTA from the coding sequence ATGACGACGACACGAGGAAGTTCGCGAGGATTCTCGCGGCGCTCGGTGCTGCTGGGTGCGGGCGCGGTGATGGCTACCGCCGGCTGCAACCTGGTTGGTGGCGGCGGCGACGATCCCACCGATGCCGGCAGCACGTCCGGCGGCGAGGGTGGCGGCCTCAGCGGTGAGATCACCGTGGCCCTGGTTCCTGACCCGCCCGGTGCGAGCGAGTTCTACCGGGCCCAGTTCGACCTCTTCCAGGAGGCCAACCCGGGGGTGACGGTGAACATCATCGAGAACCCCGCCGACCAGCAGCTGAACGCGCTCGAGCTCATGTTCCAGCAGGGCGAGGGCCCGGACGTGATGCGGGTGCAGGGTGGCGCAGCGCTGACGCGGTTCTACGACCGCGGCTGGGTCGCCTCCCTGGATGATCTGGTCAACGACGACTTCACCGCTCGGTTCCCGGAAGGCTCGCTCGAGCCGACGTCCTCCGGTCTGCACCGGGAGGGCAAGCTCGTCAGCATCCCGCTCGTGTGGGGCGACTGGGGCTACACCCACCTGTGGCTGTACAACACCGACATCCTCGCCGAGAACGGTTACGACGGGCCGCCGGAGACGTGGGAGGAGATGGTGGAGATGGCGACCACGATCACCGAGAACGGCGGCGGCAGCGTGTTCGGCGTGGCACCCGTCGCACCGCAGTACTTCATCGAGGTCGTGCAGCCGTTCGCGCAGAAGCCGGGCGTCAACGTGACCACGGGAGAGCCGGACCTGGCCAACCCCAACGTGGTCGCCGCCGTCGAGGTCTGGCGCCAGCTGCAGGCGAACGGTGTGAACATGCCGGGCTGGGAGAGCTGGGACGGCGGTCGCCCGTTCACCGAGTTCGCAGCCGGACGGCTGGCGATGTACCCCACCGCCACCTGGCACGTCGCCGAGGTTCGCAAGCTCGCGCCGGACATCGGCATGGGCATCGCGCCGATCCCGGTCCCGGAGAGCGGTCGGCTCGCCTATGCGGCGCGGTCGGCGGCCCACCAGCCGATCTGGTCGATGTCCGCCGAGTCGGCCAACACGGACCTGGCCCTCGCCGCCATGGACTTCCTCGGTTCGGTCGACTTCTACAAGGCCTACTACGAGGAGTTCGGTTCGTTCACGGCCTCACAGGTGGCCTGGGAGGACCAGGCCCAGGAGAACGAGGACCAGGCCGGGATCCTGGCCGTGGCAGCAACGGACATCCGCACCGCCCCGAACCCGGAGCTGCTCGCACAGGGCGCCGAGGCCTTCTGGGCCGACGCGGGTGGCAACGCCGACCTGGACGTCAAGAACGCGTACCTGGAGTCCATCGTCAGCAACGTGGACTACGAGCCGCTGGCCGCGGCCATCGACACGCAGGTCGAGGCCCTCATCGTCCAGTACGAGGCGGAGAACGCCGACCTCCGGAGCCAGTTGACCTTCGCCGACTGGGACCCGCTCGAGGACTACACCGCCTGA
- a CDS encoding dihydrodipicolinate synthase family protein has product MQNVAIRGLVPVLATPFTETLDLDRGSLRRLVEFQARSGADGVAIFGMASEAFTLTTAEREAILTDVVAAAGPMPVVAGVGATAIAPALEQLRQLADGGARAAMVLPPFMVKPGPLQLVDFYATLAAEAIRLGVSIMVQDAPGATGVAMTPELIVALSDIDGVDSVKVEAPPTLPKMCAVAAALGDRPMAMLGGQNAQFVLDEYACGAVGTMPACEFTDLLAQTLAAWNSGDRAGARESFAHLLPLIVWGLQSGPAWAIHKEVLVRRGIIESASVRAPAQPIPARMVELLTEVLAPLPLTPASV; this is encoded by the coding sequence ATGCAGAACGTAGCGATCCGCGGGTTGGTGCCCGTACTGGCGACGCCGTTCACCGAGACGCTCGATCTGGACCGCGGTTCACTGCGCCGGCTCGTGGAGTTCCAGGCCCGATCGGGCGCCGACGGCGTCGCGATCTTCGGGATGGCGAGCGAGGCGTTCACGCTCACCACCGCCGAACGGGAGGCGATCCTGACCGACGTGGTCGCCGCCGCAGGCCCCATGCCCGTGGTGGCGGGCGTCGGCGCGACCGCCATCGCCCCCGCGCTCGAGCAGTTGCGGCAACTGGCCGACGGCGGTGCGCGCGCCGCGATGGTGCTGCCCCCGTTCATGGTCAAGCCCGGCCCGCTCCAGCTCGTCGACTTCTACGCCACGCTCGCGGCCGAGGCGATCCGGCTCGGCGTCAGCATCATGGTGCAGGACGCGCCTGGTGCCACCGGCGTGGCCATGACCCCGGAGTTGATCGTCGCCCTCTCGGACATCGACGGGGTGGACTCGGTCAAGGTGGAGGCCCCGCCGACCCTGCCGAAGATGTGCGCCGTCGCGGCCGCACTGGGTGATCGCCCGATGGCCATGCTCGGTGGCCAGAACGCACAGTTCGTCCTCGACGAGTACGCGTGCGGGGCCGTCGGCACGATGCCCGCCTGCGAGTTCACGGACCTGCTCGCGCAGACCCTGGCCGCCTGGAACTCCGGGGACCGCGCCGGCGCCCGCGAGTCGTTCGCCCACCTGCTCCCGCTCATCGTCTGGGGCCTCCAGTCCGGCCCGGCCTGGGCGATCCACAAGGAGGTGCTGGTGCGCCGCGGCATCATCGAGTCGGCTTCCGTGCGCGCGCCGGCCCAGCCGATCCCGGCACGGATGGTGGAACTGCTGACCGAGGTCCTTGCGCCACTGCCCCTGACTCCGGCTAGCGTCTGA
- a CDS encoding SDR family NAD(P)-dependent oxidoreductase, with the protein MRAVIVGSSSVTAQRIAEALVSDGARVVGINSSDFEHPALTVNVVADMSDPSQSELAMAAAVDALGGDGIDVLVTAAAKQLGGRLHETSVQTWRAVLAGTLDTTFNAIHAAVPHLGPGSAIVALTSVNAYLAHPGNSAYATAKGAVHALVTQASLEYAPRGIRVNAVAPALIDGHTVPDGEIGYPMGRTPTSEEVAQAVAFLASARASGITGVILPVDAGLSVASPVAFTRPAMVAQWHQGQQR; encoded by the coding sequence GTGCGCGCCGTCATCGTCGGTTCCAGCTCGGTCACCGCTCAGCGGATCGCCGAGGCGTTGGTGTCCGACGGCGCACGGGTGGTCGGCATCAACTCCTCCGATTTCGAGCACCCCGCGCTGACCGTGAACGTCGTCGCGGACATGTCCGATCCGTCGCAGTCCGAACTGGCCATGGCGGCCGCCGTGGACGCCCTCGGCGGCGACGGGATCGACGTGCTCGTCACCGCGGCGGCCAAGCAGCTCGGCGGGCGCCTGCACGAGACCAGCGTGCAGACCTGGCGGGCCGTCCTCGCGGGCACCCTCGACACCACGTTCAACGCCATCCACGCCGCCGTGCCGCACCTCGGGCCGGGCTCCGCGATCGTCGCGCTGACCTCCGTGAACGCCTACCTCGCCCACCCGGGCAACTCGGCCTACGCCACGGCGAAGGGCGCGGTGCACGCGCTGGTCACCCAGGCCAGTCTGGAGTATGCCCCGCGCGGCATCAGGGTGAACGCGGTGGCGCCCGCGCTGATCGACGGCCATACCGTGCCCGACGGCGAGATCGGCTACCCGATGGGCCGCACCCCGACCTCCGAGGAGGTCGCGCAGGCGGTCGCGTTCCTCGCCTCTGCGCGCGCGTCCGGCATCACCGGCGTGATCCTGCCGGTCGACGCGGGACTGTCGGTGGCCTCTCCGGTCGCCTTCACGCGCCCGGCGATGGTGGCGCAGTGGCACCAGGGACAGCAGCGGTGA